GATGCAACATTTTCCAACAACTTGAATTGCAATAATGATCATTTTACATAAGACGAAATTCCTTGGGCAGATAAAGAGGCAAATGTCATTTCAAAAACCCTGTCATGATAACTTTAGCCCTAATTTTTCATTTGTTGGATAGGGTTTTCTGAGAAATTCCTTCATAGGTTAGCGTAACAACAACACCAATAATAAATTCAGTTAATTCTCGCAAGCGAAGTAGGGAGGGTAACGTGTGGACCTTATCATTATCTTCAAAGGACAAAAAAATACTAGGTAACTTTTTTCGGCCTAAATTTTGATGGTTAAAATTATGGGATACGTATGAATGTTCAAAGTGTCTTAATCAAAGGTTGAATAGTTGTTCAAAGTGTCTTATCGCCCAGCTAGTAACTTtactaaaaaaataatttctacaCATGAGATTATTTCATAGCGATATTAATTCCGACcttttttctttctccttttttaGTTATTCAACTTTGCTAAGAAAATATCACATCTTTTATGGGGTAATACCACTCGCCAAtaccaaaaggaaaaggaaaagggaaCCTGCCAAGTTATACTAAAGAATAATACAAGTCCCAAGAAATAGACAATTCAGTTTTTCTACTTATTTCTAGTCCCCTTTTTATCGCGAAAGACAATGATTCAACGGATTGAGCAAATGATCTCAGTCACTAAGTACTAACATGAAGTCAAGAAACAGTTAAGTTTCAAAATctttactttattatattatgGTGAATAAAACAGAGTTGCAATATAAACCAAAGAAAATGTAATTAAAGGCAAGTGTCAGGGGAGTCGCCTTTAATAGGCGTCATTTTGTTAGGAACGAAAAAGTCAGGTGTCATGTGTGAGCTAGTAAAGCAAACCTTGAACGACGATTAATCTGACAGAGAAATATAtcaaaagagacacaaacatttaaAGTGATTCGGTCAATTGATCTACTTCCAcggcggagatgagcaatccactatattaaagagagtacaaaatattgagagaacaacctcacgaagaggcaaacacaagtgacacactaacacttATCCTGACAAACCCCATATGACTATATTGTGGATGTTACTGAATGAGaaggaaggatcctcaatttatagaagtccacACTTTTTCCTACAAGAAAAAGGACTAGCCAATATAGAAGATTTATAATTTCCTTCTACGAGAAGGAAAACCCAATTATGGTAAATAAGTTGCCCTTTCCTTCAAAAGATAGGAAAaccaaatatggtaagaaaattaGGACAACACCTAACAATTCTCCCCCTTTGGCCTGgattttctaataaaataaaCTTGATCCACCTTCTTCACATAACATGCAACTTGTCACATCTCCAAATCTCCACCACAAAGTTTGTCTCAACGTGCGTATCACTCCGGTCCAATtatttctcacacaaaaatcatgatTACCATCAAATAAGTTACGACTAGAACTAAACCCGCCAAGATGAACTTGTCTTgaaccttgctctgataccacttgttaggACCGAAAAAGTCAGGTGTCATGCGTGAGCTAGTAAAGCAAACCTTGAACGACGATCAATCAGACAATAAATGAGAAATgtaccaaaagagacacaaacatttaatgttgttcggtcaattgacctacgtAGCAATCCACTATactaaagagagtacaaaatatcgagagaacaacctcacgaagaagcaaacacaagtgacacactaacacttgtcccgTAAAGTTCTCTCCCTAAATACGACTCTCAAACCCccatatggctacattgtggatgctactgaatgagaatgaaggatcctcaatttatagaagtccacACCTTTCCTACAAGAAAAAGGACTAGCCAATATGGAAgatttataattttcttctacGAGAAGAAAAACCCAATTATGGTAAATAAGTTGCCCTTTCCTTCAAGAGATAGAAAAATCAAATATAGTAAGAAAATTAGGACAACACCTAACACATTTTACCCTCGATTTAAGCTCAGGTTTAGCCATAAAATTTTGTTTTAAGATATCTATTACTAGTTAATAGATTTTAACCATTTTCCATAGCTTTTGAAAACAaaatctttaaatccaaaaaatatCTCTAGAGTAGTTTTTAAAGTTTTCTACTCATAaaactttaaattcttttcaagtaaaatatATATCCAAACACAATTTTAACGTTCAAATACTATATTACATCTCATCTTCAAAAACTTCTTTTTCATGTTTCAACCAAATCTATTTTCAAACGCTAGCTAAAACTTATCGTGCAAATTCACACGAGGTGGACTAAAAGCACGAGTATCGAACACCAATTGAGAAACCTAAAAGAATGAATGCATGTGTCTTGCAATCTGAAATTCTGATTCGATATACAAATTTATACTCCATCTAGCTATCTGGCTTTCAGGAAAAACATGCATCAGTGATAATATAAGATTGGTATTAATATAAGATAAATtgacatacatatatatgatcATTAAGATCGCAACATtatgtcacgtccttagtcttgAACTAAGTGCACGTGCGACACTTGACAATTTgctcacgatcttgcacaactCGATCACAATTTTGCTATGTCAAGTCAgcctaaaatactacactcaagatcgctaagggaAAGTTAGATAACCAAGACAAGAGAAATTTCCAAAAGAACCTTttatattagagagaacttgaattgtttgcttgataAATTACAAATGAATAGCCCcatttatatactagtctcctagaggctagtgagtaaataataattattacacaAGGCCCTTATTATTTTCAAGTACGTCCCTTCTCTAGAATGTTCTACATAACTATAATCTtctaaggactttcctagcaattccatagggttctaaggtcttccACGAGAAAACTCCGTATTTCTCTAGAACCTTCCCACATGTGCTAGCCTATTTCATATGTAAGCTTTCCATATGTCAAAAATATATGCCAAGTGGCACCTACATGGCATGACGATGTGGCGGGCCATGACACTCTCCCCCACCCAATTTTGTGTCGCCCTCGGCACAAAGCATCGACACGTACGCGCGCACCTCGCCTTGGCGTCGCCAGAGATCTTTGTCCATTAGCCATGATATCCTATGGAGTGGTTCGACTTCCCATGTCACAAGGTACCGGTCACCTTTCTTCTTACCCCGTTTGTACTTTGGACGGCTAGCAATGATGTCCTCGATCCTCCGCCCATCAGATGTCTCTCCTTGCTCGTGGCCTATATCTCCCCATGACTCGACCAAGTCTAGTAGCTTCTCAAACATCGAGTCCATGCTTTCACTCCCTATTTGGCTACCCTCAGTGGTCCCAGCCTTACTAGCAAACTTGACCCCTCTGCTTGGTGCATCGTCTAAGTATGATAGCGTGCCATTAATTTATAACTCGCCATCCACTTCAACTATGTCCGCCCAACTTTTCTTGCTACCACCATGCTCCATTTGTATGGCGCTAAGATAGGCTTTGGAATCCCCTACTTTCGGCTTAGATTCCAAACACATCTCCCTAATGCAGGTGGCCCCTCCTATGTCACCGTTGTGTGCCTGAGCAAAGTTCCTGATCATTGCTGCAAGCTTCCCCAACTCTGGGTAGTCCCTTGCATGATATGGCCTTTTACAAAAGTAGCACCCTCCCGTAGGCACGTTATCGCCACCGTTGCCCTTGTCGTCGCCCTTGGACCCTTGCACTTTATGGGATAGCCCCCTTTTATTGCCCTCGTGTTCCTCAGCTATGCCTTTCCCGTTATCATTGTCATGATCTCCTCCACCCCACTCGGAGTTGTCACTTTTGGACTTGGCGGTCTCCATCTTGAAGTCAATGAGCGACTCAGTTATCGCTATGGCTTCGTCCACGTTGGCTACTTGATGTCTTAACTCTTTCTTTGCCCAATTTTGCAACCCATTCACGAAGTAGAAGAGGGAATCCTCCTCAGACAATGTCGGAATTTGCAACATCAAGGTAGTGAACTCGCGCACATACTCCCGAATTGTGGCCGTCTGTCGGAGCTCCCTTAGCTTCCGCCTAGCCTCATACACCATATTCATCGGGTAGAATCTCTTCTTCAACTCTTTCTCGAACTTTTCCCACATCTCAATCTTGCATAGCCCTTTCTCCATGTCAGCACACTTTCGATGCCACCATAATACGGCAATCTTTGTGAGGTACAATACAACGGTGTTGATCTTAACCTCATCATCCCTCACTTTGACGTGCCTGAAGTAGTTCTCTAAGTGCCAAAGGAAGTTCTCTACTTCTTGTGCATCACGAACACCTTTGAATACCAGCGGTTTgggagcctcgatcttggcctccctCATCACAACAACATTGTTGTCTGCCTCGGTCACGCAAGCATCAGGATGCTCCTTGAGTGATTCTATCTTTGCCTTCATGGCATCAATAGTTCTCAACGCCTCCATGAGTTTGCCTTAGCTCCATCTCGACCTGCGTACGCCTATGCAAGTCATTTCGGATGCTCTTAATTTCTTTAAGAGTGTGCCCCTTAGAACACTAAGGGTGCCTTTCATCTTCTTCAAGTGTTGGCCAAAGATCTCCACGGCATCCATCCCCGCGTTCACCTTCATAACCCACTCTTTACCGAGTGAGACGT
This sequence is a window from Nicotiana tomentosiformis chromosome 5, ASM39032v3, whole genome shotgun sequence. Protein-coding genes within it:
- the LOC138893006 gene encoding uncharacterized protein, producing the protein MEALRTIDAMKAKIESLKEHPDACVTEADNNVVVMREAKIEAPKPLVFKGVRDAQEVENFLWHLENYFRHVKVRDDEVKINTVVLYLTKIAVLWWHRKCADMEKGLCKIEMWEKFEKELKKRFYPMNMVYEARRKLRELRQTATIREYVREFTTLMLQIPTLSEEDSLFYFVNGLQNWAKKELRHQVANVDEAIAITESLIDFKMETAKSKSDNSEWGGGDHDNDNGKGIAEEHEGNKRGLSHKVQGSKGDDKGNGGDNVPTGGCYFCKRPYHARDYPELGKLAAMIRNFAQAHNGDIGGATCIREMCLESKPKVGDSKAYLSAIQMEHGGSKKSWADIVEVDGEL